One Rhodobacteraceae bacterium M385 genomic region harbors:
- a CDS encoding CoA transferase, whose protein sequence is MTSPLVGIRVIDFTHVLAGPACAYYLGLLGAEVIKVESSLRGDAMRHRGGTDPDRATQGMSTAYVTQAAGKAAIALDLATPDGKRAMQDLLRSADVLVENHRPVTLAELGLDEASNLALNPSLIHCAMTGYGRGGSKANAPAYDVNIQAASGIMSITGTTDTGPLRTGAPIMDYSTALAAGFAISAALFERERTGRGAFIDVSMLDTAYTLMSSTITDFLATGNEPVGRGNAANSRSPGAGSFPCKEGVLSLGVNEETQFRALAIGLDRSEWLSDPRFAKRDARKENSGLLEVEIIRALAQRTADEWEGHLLKLNVPVAKVRTLPESLQMTDVEARGYLHRDEESGLMVPCLPFRIGQDMAHKPLGTMKSHGADTKTILDGLCSDTLEADRKKLLP, encoded by the coding sequence ATGACTAGCCCCCTCGTAGGTATTCGGGTGATCGATTTTACTCATGTTCTGGCCGGGCCTGCCTGTGCCTATTACCTTGGGCTTTTGGGAGCGGAAGTTATAAAGGTCGAAAGCTCATTGCGCGGCGATGCCATGAGACACCGGGGTGGGACCGACCCAGATAGGGCGACTCAAGGGATGAGCACGGCCTATGTAACGCAAGCGGCGGGTAAGGCAGCGATTGCACTGGACTTAGCTACACCAGACGGCAAACGGGCGATGCAAGATCTGTTGCGTTCGGCCGACGTGCTTGTCGAAAACCATCGCCCTGTTACGCTAGCTGAGCTTGGCCTTGATGAGGCGAGTAATCTAGCTCTCAACCCTTCGCTTATCCATTGTGCAATGACGGGATACGGCAGGGGGGGCAGCAAAGCCAATGCTCCTGCCTATGATGTGAATATTCAGGCCGCATCCGGCATTATGTCTATCACAGGCACAACTGATACTGGCCCGCTTCGAACCGGAGCCCCGATCATGGATTACTCCACAGCTTTGGCCGCCGGTTTCGCAATTTCCGCGGCATTGTTTGAGCGTGAGAGAACCGGCCGAGGTGCCTTCATTGATGTCTCGATGCTGGACACGGCATATACGTTAATGAGTTCAACGATTACCGACTTCTTGGCGACAGGGAACGAGCCTGTCGGCCGCGGCAACGCCGCCAACAGTCGAAGCCCCGGGGCCGGCAGTTTCCCCTGTAAAGAAGGTGTGTTGAGTCTTGGGGTCAACGAGGAAACTCAATTCCGGGCACTCGCTATTGGGCTTGATCGTTCCGAGTGGTTAAGTGACCCGCGTTTCGCAAAACGTGACGCACGCAAGGAGAACTCAGGTCTTCTTGAAGTGGAAATTATTCGGGCTTTAGCACAGAGAACGGCCGATGAGTGGGAAGGGCACCTGCTCAAACTCAACGTACCTGTCGCGAAGGTACGCACGTTACCTGAAAGTCTGCAAATGACTGATGTCGAAGCACGCGGCTATCTACATCGTGACGAAGAAAGCGGACTGATGGTTCCCTGCCTGCCATTTCGTATCGGACAGGATATGGCACACAAGCCGCTTGGCACGATGAAAAGCCATGGTGCCGATACAAAGACTATCTTAGATGGGCTTTGTTCCGACACTTTGGAAGCAGATCGAAAAAAGCTTCTGCCCTAG
- a CDS encoding FGGY-family carbohydrate kinase, whose translation MTHIAVIDIGKTNAKLALVDRATLQEVAVVTRPNMVLSGPPWPHFDLEGHWAFLLSNLRNFHASYGIDAISITTHGASCVLLDVNGDLAAPMLDYEHHGPDDLAEAYDAIRPLFSETGSARLAGGLNIGAQLYWMFQQDLTLKDRVAQILTYPQYWAYRLTGVTATERTSLGCHTDLWNPTNDAPSSLIETLGISEKLAPVRMASDVLGPIKEQIANCTGLPADTPVTCGIHDSNASLLPHLLSRKTPFSVVSTGTWVIAMTIGGTNPTLDPDRDTLINVNALGQPVPSARFMGGREFEQIVADAHVVPTPADVDDVLDNGTMLMPALEQSTGPFAGSESAWRPFQPEIGSGQRSVAASYYCAMMTATCLSLTGHRGDIVVEGPFAENTEYLSLLAVATECAISGASNSTGTSQGAALLVCDHPNQLNLDVHETSEDLQSALKRYANDWRKACANQLAKD comes from the coding sequence ATGACCCATATCGCTGTCATCGATATCGGCAAGACCAATGCCAAACTGGCGCTGGTTGATCGCGCCACCTTGCAAGAGGTGGCTGTCGTGACTCGCCCAAACATGGTGCTGTCCGGCCCGCCTTGGCCGCATTTCGATCTAGAGGGTCACTGGGCGTTTTTGCTGTCCAACTTGCGCAACTTTCACGCCAGCTATGGGATTGATGCAATCTCTATCACGACACACGGCGCGTCCTGCGTTCTGCTGGATGTCAACGGGGATCTTGCCGCGCCGATGCTAGATTACGAGCATCATGGCCCAGATGATCTGGCCGAAGCCTATGACGCCATCAGACCATTGTTCTCGGAGACCGGCTCTGCCCGACTTGCAGGCGGCCTCAACATCGGCGCTCAACTGTATTGGATGTTCCAGCAAGATCTGACGCTGAAAGATCGCGTGGCTCAAATCCTGACCTATCCCCAGTATTGGGCGTATCGGCTGACCGGCGTCACCGCGACCGAGCGGACATCGCTTGGCTGTCACACTGATTTGTGGAACCCGACGAACGACGCGCCATCTTCTTTGATCGAAACACTTGGGATCTCAGAAAAGCTCGCACCCGTCCGCATGGCATCTGACGTCTTAGGCCCCATCAAAGAACAAATCGCCAACTGCACTGGGCTACCCGCCGACACGCCGGTGACCTGCGGGATCCACGATTCCAACGCGTCGCTCTTGCCTCATCTGCTTTCCCGTAAAACACCATTCTCCGTCGTCTCAACAGGTACGTGGGTCATCGCAATGACGATTGGAGGAACCAATCCGACGCTGGATCCTGACCGAGATACATTGATCAATGTCAACGCGCTTGGGCAACCGGTGCCTTCCGCACGCTTCATGGGCGGGCGCGAGTTTGAACAGATTGTAGCCGACGCACATGTTGTGCCTACGCCCGCAGACGTGGATGACGTGTTGGACAATGGCACAATGCTAATGCCTGCTTTGGAACAATCGACCGGCCCTTTCGCGGGCAGCGAAAGCGCGTGGCGCCCATTCCAACCTGAAATAGGCAGCGGGCAACGCAGCGTTGCGGCCTCCTATTATTGCGCGATGATGACGGCGACTTGCCTCTCCCTTACGGGGCATCGAGGGGATATCGTTGTAGAGGGGCCATTTGCGGAAAACACAGAATATCTATCATTGTTGGCCGTAGCTACGGAATGTGCCATTTCGGGCGCAAGCAATTCAACTGGAACCAGTCAAGGTGCTGCATTGTTGGTTTGTGACCATCCAAACCAGCTTAACTTGGATGTTCATGAAACCTCAGAAGACTTGCAGTCTGCGTTGAAACGCTACGCCAACGATTGGCGTAAGGCCTGCGCTAATCAATTAGCCAAAGATTGA
- a CDS encoding tripartite tricarboxylate transporter substrate binding protein: protein MDRRTFLNIALATPALVGLSGTAAMAEWAPRRPVNLIVPFGAGGGTDSFARALASGANTALSVPIVVVNRPGSSGITGAIEAAGARPDGSTFMMTSGGSFLLSTMLRDTEVNPFDSFELVAQIGNLSTSLMVAMDSPYQTIDDLAADARARPGELRWNHTGRGSFHHVAGQGFMNAAGLEGVDVPYDGGGATRAAVIGGQVDFGMIGIQQSAGFENELRVLAVVSDSRDAIATEVPTFAEQGYDVPLISSPITVFAPLGMDPEIREGMEAALETITSQADFATAMAELGNTPAYLDGAAARLRLERMRDAAAPIIAAMSQ, encoded by the coding sequence ATGGACCGTAGAACATTCCTCAACATCGCTCTCGCGACACCGGCGCTTGTCGGATTGAGCGGCACCGCTGCAATGGCTGAATGGGCGCCACGACGCCCTGTTAACCTCATCGTGCCGTTTGGTGCGGGTGGTGGTACCGACAGCTTCGCGCGCGCGCTTGCATCGGGCGCAAATACCGCTCTTTCTGTTCCCATCGTTGTGGTCAATCGGCCGGGCTCGTCCGGCATTACGGGTGCGATCGAAGCTGCGGGTGCACGACCAGACGGCTCGACGTTCATGATGACGTCCGGCGGATCGTTTCTACTGTCAACGATGTTGCGAGATACGGAAGTGAACCCGTTCGACAGCTTCGAACTGGTGGCACAAATTGGCAACCTTTCCACGTCGCTAATGGTGGCGATGGACAGCCCCTATCAGACGATCGACGACCTCGCAGCTGACGCACGTGCACGTCCCGGAGAGTTGCGTTGGAATCACACTGGCCGTGGTAGCTTCCATCATGTTGCGGGGCAGGGTTTTATGAACGCAGCTGGTCTGGAGGGCGTCGATGTGCCCTACGATGGCGGTGGCGCCACACGTGCGGCGGTTATTGGAGGTCAGGTCGATTTTGGCATGATCGGCATCCAGCAGAGTGCAGGTTTCGAGAACGAGTTGCGAGTTCTTGCCGTTGTCTCTGATAGCCGTGACGCCATCGCGACGGAGGTTCCCACATTCGCCGAACAAGGCTACGACGTTCCCCTGATCTCCTCACCAATTACGGTGTTTGCGCCGCTCGGCATGGACCCCGAGATCCGTGAAGGCATGGAAGCCGCGCTGGAGACGATAACCAGCCAAGCGGATTTCGCGACCGCGATGGCAGAGCTTGGGAACACCCCTGCCTATCTTGATGGTGCAGCCGCACGCTTGCGACTTGAACGGATGCGGGATGCCGCTGCCCCTATCATTGCGGCAATGTCTCAATGA
- a CDS encoding tripartite tricarboxylate transporter TctB family protein, translating into MNQTSIVGGVLTVFGIATTMASFQINLTYDGGWGARIFPLASGAAILVLGVVELTKGLIERQQTTPKSYPFGVIASLLALALVYAFLIGAVGYLISTAIVAPLSMLLFGVRDWRGLMAAAVLCPAIYHLIFFEGLGVFPPFGRWFDLLDVIQGY; encoded by the coding sequence TTGAACCAGACTTCCATCGTGGGGGGGGTGCTGACAGTGTTCGGCATCGCCACCACGATGGCCAGCTTCCAGATCAACTTAACGTACGACGGGGGATGGGGCGCTCGGATATTTCCCCTTGCGAGCGGAGCGGCGATCCTTGTGCTAGGCGTAGTGGAGCTGACGAAAGGTCTCATCGAGCGGCAGCAAACTACTCCGAAAAGTTATCCCTTCGGTGTAATCGCGAGCCTTTTAGCTTTGGCGTTGGTATATGCATTTTTGATTGGTGCTGTTGGCTACTTGATAAGCACTGCAATCGTCGCGCCGCTTTCCATGCTCCTGTTCGGCGTTCGTGACTGGCGCGGCTTGATGGCCGCGGCAGTGCTTTGCCCGGCAATCTACCACCTCATCTTTTTTGAGGGATTGGGGGTGTTTCCTCCGTTTGGGCGCTGGTTCGATTTACTTGATGTGATCCAGGGGTACTAA
- a CDS encoding DUF3604 domain-containing protein, with protein sequence MPDHSYRPDLMGHATLADTTPVVAGAWSNFTLTYTAGQFGIDDLGGVRVAMRTHSDMTPLQTTDPKAPGYLTVEASNGAPIDYRFDYKRNIRPWGNCITVLCKGFLRPEDRLIFRIGDPREGSPGVRMQTHCESAFQFRVTVDAFATVDFTPILEERQPVIAIVPGPPVVWKALLPTLRRPGEPFRAIVKAEDRWGNPSDGFNGILRIKATPEIAGLPDTVTLAKGEYSAIIDDLTLDAPGDYQIDILHGETTLASTNILRIADTPYAHFWSDMHGQSGESIGTGTAREYFTFARDRSFVDVTGHQANDFQVSDEFWDEINELAAEFDEEGKFLCLPGYEWSGNTGLGGDHNIWYRTEGRPIYRSSRALISDETNPDTDCHDVKDLFEALQGEDVIVVPHVGGRFADVSYAHDARLEPSVEVHSSWGTFDWIVEQSLQNGHRIGIVAGSDGHKGRPGASYPGDAKFGSYGGLTCHLLPELSRDALFEQFRRRHHYATTGVRLFLSSTITFDAPAHIYDRNPDFAPNRFTLQDHAIMGDIVRSNFDTASLEIEVSAPSPIERVDLFDRNELMETVRPFTGFDLGDRIRIICKGQETRGRGRLVKWSGTARLTGATVTRIAAVNYYNPDRQPQLTAPDVIEWETVTTGGFSAIDVWLSRESEDVVVEIETNLGALKLPLSDIRDTPTVLECGGIDKTLSVQRLPETLSERSIKISRRISAPNDGERAIFARVSLEDGHVAWSSPIYLGKE encoded by the coding sequence ATGCCTGATCATTCCTATCGTCCGGACCTTATGGGCCACGCCACTCTTGCCGACACCACACCTGTCGTTGCGGGGGCTTGGTCAAATTTCACCTTAACCTATACTGCGGGCCAATTTGGAATTGACGACCTGGGCGGCGTGCGCGTGGCAATGCGGACGCATTCAGATATGACGCCGCTGCAAACAACTGACCCCAAAGCCCCCGGCTATCTGACGGTTGAAGCCTCTAATGGCGCGCCGATTGACTACCGCTTCGATTACAAGCGCAACATCCGTCCATGGGGTAATTGTATCACCGTCCTGTGCAAGGGTTTCCTGAGGCCAGAAGACAGGTTGATCTTCCGCATAGGAGATCCGCGCGAAGGTTCCCCTGGCGTGCGCATGCAAACGCATTGTGAAAGTGCATTTCAATTTCGAGTCACCGTCGATGCTTTTGCGACGGTGGACTTCACGCCAATTCTAGAGGAGCGTCAGCCAGTCATCGCCATTGTCCCCGGCCCACCGGTGGTCTGGAAGGCCTTGTTGCCGACGCTGCGCCGTCCGGGAGAGCCGTTTCGGGCGATCGTTAAAGCCGAGGATCGCTGGGGAAATCCTAGTGATGGGTTTAATGGCATCCTTCGCATAAAGGCTACTCCTGAAATTGCAGGTTTGCCCGATACTGTCACCCTTGCGAAAGGTGAGTATTCGGCGATCATCGATGATCTTACCCTTGACGCGCCGGGGGATTATCAGATCGACATCCTCCATGGGGAAACAACTCTCGCGAGCACGAATATTCTGCGAATTGCCGATACCCCATATGCGCATTTCTGGTCGGACATGCATGGTCAATCCGGTGAAAGCATCGGCACTGGAACAGCACGGGAGTACTTTACATTCGCACGTGACCGCAGCTTCGTTGATGTCACCGGCCATCAGGCGAACGACTTCCAAGTCTCGGACGAATTTTGGGATGAAATTAACGAGCTAGCAGCGGAGTTCGACGAGGAAGGGAAATTCCTCTGCCTGCCCGGCTACGAATGGTCCGGGAATACAGGCTTGGGCGGAGATCATAACATTTGGTATCGAACAGAAGGTCGACCAATTTACCGCTCTAGTCGCGCACTGATTTCGGACGAAACGAACCCGGATACCGACTGTCATGATGTAAAGGACCTCTTTGAGGCTCTGCAAGGGGAAGACGTTATCGTTGTACCACATGTAGGCGGCCGGTTTGCGGATGTTTCCTATGCGCACGATGCCCGACTTGAGCCGTCAGTCGAGGTTCATTCCTCCTGGGGTACGTTTGATTGGATAGTCGAGCAAAGCCTTCAGAACGGCCATCGTATCGGGATCGTCGCCGGGAGCGATGGTCACAAGGGACGCCCCGGTGCGAGTTATCCCGGAGATGCTAAATTCGGCTCGTATGGTGGTCTGACCTGCCATCTTCTGCCGGAACTTAGTCGTGATGCGTTGTTTGAACAGTTTCGCCGCCGCCACCATTATGCAACCACAGGTGTGCGCTTGTTCTTGTCTAGCACCATAACGTTCGACGCCCCGGCGCATATCTATGACCGCAACCCAGATTTCGCGCCCAACCGTTTCACGTTACAAGACCACGCGATTATGGGCGATATTGTGCGGAGCAACTTCGACACTGCATCATTAGAAATTGAAGTTTCAGCGCCTTCGCCGATTGAGCGGGTCGATCTTTTCGACAGAAATGAATTGATGGAAACGGTTCGGCCTTTCACGGGGTTCGATCTTGGTGATCGGATCCGGATTATCTGCAAGGGGCAGGAAACACGGGGGCGAGGGCGCTTGGTAAAGTGGTCAGGAACGGCACGTTTGACCGGAGCCACAGTTACGCGGATTGCTGCAGTGAACTATTATAATCCGGATAGACAGCCACAACTTACCGCTCCGGACGTAATTGAGTGGGAGACCGTAACAACGGGAGGCTTCTCGGCGATTGATGTATGGCTATCTCGAGAAAGTGAAGATGTAGTGGTTGAGATCGAGACGAACCTAGGCGCTCTGAAGTTACCCCTTTCAGATATCCGTGACACGCCCACTGTCTTGGAATGTGGAGGGATCGACAAGACGCTGTCTGTTCAAAGATTGCCCGAAACGCTTTCCGAACGCAGCATCAAGATCTCTCGACGGATCAGCGCCCCGAACGATGGCGAGAGGGCCATTTTCGCACGAGTCTCGTTGGAGGATGGGCATGTCGCTTGGTCTAGTCCCATATATCTCGGGAAGGAATAA
- a CDS encoding ABC transporter permease, with translation MTDTTSKGGLAQNTSRHLPDRLQSPALKAFKSWETLLLAVAVAIFITNSFLSPYFLNAWNLSDATFNFTEKAMIAFAMALLIVAGEIDLSVASIIALASTAMGWALQFDMGVVPLVLIGLTTGLLCGAFNGFLVTGLGLPSIVVTIGTMSLFRGISYIVLGDQGFRGYPPEFSYFGQGYVYWVISFEFVLFAFLALIYYVLLHKTNFGRTIYAIGNNPTGALFSGIRVARVKFILFLLTGLMAGVAAICLTARLGSTRPTIALGWELEIVTMVVLGGVNILGGSGSVQGVVIAAFVMGLVTFGLGLLNVPGIVMSIFIGCLLIGVIALPRLWSQFQAYRRA, from the coding sequence ATGACCGACACAACTTCAAAAGGCGGCCTCGCCCAAAACACGTCCCGCCACTTGCCCGACCGGTTGCAAAGCCCTGCCCTGAAGGCGTTCAAATCGTGGGAAACCTTGCTTCTCGCTGTAGCCGTGGCAATCTTCATCACCAACAGCTTTCTGTCGCCTTATTTCCTGAACGCTTGGAACCTGTCGGACGCCACGTTCAATTTCACCGAGAAGGCTATGATCGCCTTTGCCATGGCATTGCTGATTGTGGCCGGAGAAATCGACCTTTCTGTTGCCTCCATCATTGCACTTGCCTCTACCGCCATGGGATGGGCGCTGCAATTTGACATGGGCGTGGTGCCATTGGTGCTGATCGGTCTCACCACAGGTCTATTGTGCGGCGCGTTCAACGGCTTTCTCGTGACAGGCCTCGGCTTGCCGAGCATCGTCGTAACCATCGGCACGATGAGCTTGTTTCGCGGCATCTCTTACATCGTTTTGGGCGATCAAGGCTTCCGCGGTTACCCCCCCGAATTCAGCTACTTCGGTCAAGGGTACGTCTACTGGGTGATCTCGTTCGAATTCGTTCTCTTCGCCTTCCTTGCCCTGATTTACTATGTCTTGCTGCACAAAACCAACTTTGGCCGTACGATTTATGCCATCGGCAACAACCCGACAGGCGCATTGTTTTCAGGCATCCGAGTGGCGCGGGTGAAGTTCATCCTGTTTCTTCTGACGGGGCTAATGGCAGGCGTCGCGGCCATATGTTTGACGGCAAGATTAGGCTCTACCCGGCCCACAATCGCCCTAGGGTGGGAACTTGAAATCGTCACCATGGTCGTTCTGGGCGGCGTCAATATCCTTGGTGGATCGGGTAGCGTGCAGGGCGTTGTAATTGCCGCTTTTGTTATGGGGTTGGTGACTTTCGGTCTGGGCCTTTTGAACGTGCCGGGGATTGTCATGTCGATCTTCATCGGTTGCCTTTTGATCGGCGTTATCGCCCTGCCGCGTCTTTGGTCTCAATTCCAAGCGTACCGGAGGGCATGA
- a CDS encoding ABC transporter permease, with amino-acid sequence MTRILKSREILLVGVIAVLVALIASRFPAFIVPANLVNVFTDTSPLIILAIGQAIVILTRCIDLSVAANLALTGMVCAMLNVAYPDIPIPAIIAVALALGAALGAINGILVWKLAIPPIVVTLGTLTIYRGFIFVISEGAWVNAHEMSAAFTGFPRAQIIGLPVLAWLAILTAFAFFVVIARTPLGRAFYAVGGNPHAAVYTGINVGKTQFWAFVLSGMLAGLTGYLWVARYSVAYVDIAKGFELEVVAACVIGGIAIAGGAGTITGAILGALFLGIIKNALPVVGVSPFWQLAISGAAIVIAVSFNARAGRSKGRIILKRAEAEAQGAPTS; translated from the coding sequence ATGACCCGCATCCTGAAATCCCGCGAAATACTTCTGGTGGGCGTGATCGCCGTGCTTGTCGCGCTTATCGCGAGCCGGTTCCCGGCCTTCATTGTGCCCGCCAATCTGGTGAATGTTTTCACCGACACGTCGCCGCTAATCATCCTTGCAATTGGCCAAGCCATTGTGATCCTGACGCGTTGCATTGACCTATCCGTGGCGGCAAACCTTGCGCTAACGGGAATGGTTTGTGCGATGCTCAACGTCGCTTATCCTGATATCCCGATCCCCGCGATAATCGCCGTGGCACTGGCCCTTGGGGCCGCCTTGGGCGCGATCAACGGCATCCTCGTGTGGAAGCTTGCGATCCCGCCCATCGTTGTAACATTGGGCACGTTAACCATCTACCGGGGCTTCATCTTCGTCATTTCCGAGGGCGCGTGGGTTAACGCCCACGAGATGTCCGCCGCCTTCACAGGCTTCCCCCGTGCGCAAATCATCGGCCTTCCCGTCTTGGCGTGGTTAGCCATTCTCACAGCATTCGCCTTCTTCGTAGTGATCGCCCGTACACCTTTGGGTCGCGCCTTTTACGCAGTGGGCGGCAACCCCCACGCCGCCGTTTACACAGGCATCAACGTGGGCAAGACGCAGTTCTGGGCGTTTGTTTTATCGGGGATGTTGGCAGGTTTGACCGGATACCTATGGGTGGCGCGTTACTCCGTCGCCTATGTGGATATCGCCAAAGGGTTTGAACTTGAGGTCGTGGCCGCTTGCGTCATCGGCGGCATTGCCATCGCTGGCGGTGCGGGCACCATCACGGGCGCCATCCTAGGGGCTCTGTTCCTGGGGATCATCAAAAATGCCCTTCCCGTGGTCGGTGTCTCTCCGTTCTGGCAGTTGGCCATTTCCGGCGCAGCAATTGTCATTGCGGTGTCATTCAACGCCCGCGCCGGCCGCTCTAAGGGCCGCATCATCCTGAAGCGCGCAGAAGCCGAAGCACAAGGAGCGCCCACATCATGA
- the rhaM gene encoding L-rhamnose mutarotase, whose translation MEKYAFKMKLSPGCQAEYQARHDAIWPDLVALLKDAGVSDYSIHFDEDTGILFGVLWRTDDHEMDALPDHPVMQRWWAHMADIMETHPNNAPVATPLTPLFHLP comes from the coding sequence ATGGAAAAATATGCCTTCAAGATGAAGCTTAGTCCCGGTTGCCAGGCGGAGTATCAAGCGCGGCACGATGCAATCTGGCCAGATCTGGTGGCGCTTCTGAAGGATGCAGGCGTATCGGATTACTCCATCCACTTTGATGAGGACACCGGCATCTTGTTCGGCGTTCTGTGGCGCACCGACGATCATGAAATGGACGCCTTGCCGGATCATCCCGTCATGCAACGCTGGTGGGCTCATATGGCAGACATCATGGAAACCCATCCCAACAACGCGCCGGTAGCGACGCCGCTAACGCCGCTGTTCCACCTGCCATGA
- a CDS encoding tripartite tricarboxylate transporter permease, whose protein sequence is MDIFLALGNVLTDPGLLGWVLTAAVVGMIAGAIPGLTASAAIAMLLPLTFYMEPISALAFLYVIGKSGRYGGSISAILFNTPGTAASAATQIDGYPLARSGMASKAMKVATISSVIGDFTGDILLIVGVGAIAAIALSLGPPELFAIYFAAFVVIGSVIGKSITRGLASAALGVLVSTIGLDPISAEDRLTFGVFDLTNGISLVPLMIGIFVLGEVFAQLEKRNASVEFVDDAQGQAGKARNRLSWSEYRACLPDVLRSSFIGAFIGILPGLGSSIAAFVAYGEGKRRAKNPDTWGTGVLEGVAAPEAANNAVSGPSMAPLLTLGIPGSTIGAILMGVFLIHGIQIGPTLFTTSRELIFNLFACGLIGIAMYGLIGYFGAAWVGRFITKIPVKVLYPIIFLTSFIAAFASRGNLFDILVMVVAGFGGWLMKKFDFNPAAFVISFVLAGGAEETFRQSLLLSHNGLLIFVTRPVALLFLIIGLAALIFRARALSQQAKEASLKDA, encoded by the coding sequence GTGGATATCTTTCTTGCACTGGGGAACGTGCTGACCGACCCAGGCCTTTTGGGGTGGGTGCTTACCGCTGCCGTCGTGGGCATGATCGCAGGCGCCATCCCGGGCCTAACAGCCTCTGCTGCGATCGCGATGCTTCTTCCGTTAACCTTCTATATGGAGCCGATTTCAGCGCTCGCGTTTCTCTACGTGATTGGGAAGTCAGGCCGCTATGGCGGGTCGATTTCAGCAATTTTGTTCAACACGCCGGGCACCGCAGCTTCAGCAGCCACCCAGATTGACGGTTATCCACTTGCCCGGAGCGGCATGGCGTCGAAGGCAATGAAGGTCGCGACGATCTCTTCCGTCATCGGTGATTTCACAGGAGATATCCTTTTGATCGTGGGCGTCGGCGCAATTGCGGCCATTGCCCTCAGCCTTGGTCCGCCGGAGCTGTTTGCTATTTATTTTGCGGCCTTTGTCGTGATCGGTTCTGTGATCGGAAAATCAATTACCCGTGGATTGGCTTCCGCTGCGCTAGGCGTCTTGGTAAGCACAATAGGCTTGGACCCGATTTCTGCAGAGGACCGTCTAACCTTTGGCGTTTTCGATCTCACCAACGGCATTTCCTTAGTCCCGTTGATGATAGGCATTTTCGTTTTGGGTGAAGTTTTCGCTCAGCTCGAAAAACGCAACGCGTCTGTTGAGTTCGTGGACGACGCACAAGGGCAGGCGGGAAAGGCCCGCAATAGATTGAGTTGGTCTGAGTATCGCGCGTGTTTGCCGGATGTTCTCAGATCCTCCTTCATAGGGGCTTTCATCGGTATCCTACCGGGTCTTGGTTCTTCCATCGCTGCTTTCGTGGCATATGGCGAAGGAAAACGGCGCGCCAAGAACCCCGACACTTGGGGCACGGGCGTCCTCGAAGGTGTCGCCGCACCTGAAGCGGCCAATAACGCCGTATCAGGTCCATCCATGGCACCATTGCTGACGCTAGGCATTCCCGGATCGACCATCGGAGCGATTTTGATGGGCGTGTTCCTTATCCACGGAATTCAGATCGGGCCAACGCTTTTCACAACGTCACGGGAGTTGATCTTCAACCTCTTCGCTTGCGGACTGATCGGCATCGCGATGTACGGCTTGATCGGCTATTTCGGCGCGGCTTGGGTGGGGCGGTTCATCACCAAAATTCCCGTAAAAGTGCTCTATCCCATCATCTTTTTGACGTCCTTCATTGCCGCGTTCGCGTCGCGAGGAAACCTTTTCGACATACTTGTTATGGTTGTCGCAGGGTTTGGTGGCTGGCTTATGAAGAAGTTCGATTTTAACCCTGCCGCCTTCGTTATCAGCTTCGTGTTGGCAGGTGGTGCAGAAGAAACCTTCCGGCAATCGCTGCTGCTATCACACAATGGATTACTGATCTTCGTAACCCGACCCGTAGCGTTGTTATTTCTTATCATCGGCCTCGCCGCCCTCATTTTCCGGGCACGTGCGTTAAGCCAACAAGCAAAGGAGGCTTCGCTTAAAGATGCCTGA